Proteins co-encoded in one Spirosoma endbachense genomic window:
- a CDS encoding putative quinol monooxygenase, whose protein sequence is MEKLSLLARVQAKPGQEATVENFLKEALALAQREAGTLRWYAFKINENTFGIFDTFATEDDRQAHLNGEIAKGLLANADTLLSMPPVLERLELLAVK, encoded by the coding sequence ATGGAAAAACTGTCATTACTGGCTCGTGTTCAAGCAAAACCTGGTCAAGAAGCTACTGTCGAGAACTTTCTGAAAGAAGCGTTGGCACTGGCTCAACGGGAAGCGGGCACCCTTCGGTGGTATGCCTTCAAGATCAATGAGAATACGTTTGGTATTTTCGACACCTTTGCCACCGAAGACGATCGGCAAGCCCACCTGAACGGTGAAATTGCGAAGGGGTTGCTGGCCAATGCTGACACGCTACTGAGTATGCCCCCTGTGCTCGAACGGCTTGAATTACTTGCCGTTAAATAA
- a CDS encoding transposase, which translates to MTGLPEQYIRKGTCVVLLAYDLDTGQRYTQVRKQRTKADYAEFMNDVITTHYTHLDRIELIQDNLNTHTYGSFYEHLPAAQARALSRKVVFHFTPKHGSWLNINMAELEFSALARQCLNQRIGSLEELTHQVALWVAERNARSVKVHWSFTVAKAEDKLKRWYEKVNPANESENAKN; encoded by the coding sequence ATGACGGGGCTGCCCGAGCAGTATATCCGTAAGGGGACGTGCGTGGTCTTACTAGCTTATGATTTGGACACAGGTCAACGCTACACTCAAGTGCGAAAGCAACGTACAAAGGCTGATTACGCTGAGTTTATGAACGACGTAATAACAACTCATTATACGCATCTTGACCGGATTGAGCTAATTCAGGACAATCTGAATACGCATACGTATGGCTCATTTTACGAACACTTGCCAGCGGCTCAGGCACGAGCTCTGAGCCGAAAAGTAGTATTTCATTTTACGCCTAAACATGGCTCTTGGCTCAACATCAACATGGCAGAATTGGAATTTTCAGCTTTAGCCCGGCAGTGTTTGAATCAGCGCATTGGTAGTCTGGAGGAGCTGACTCATCAAGTTGCGTTATGGGTAGCGGAGCGTAATGCGAGGTCAGTCAAGGTACATTGGAGTTTTACAGTTGCTAAGGCAGAGGATAAGCTCAAGCGATGGTATGAGAAAGTCAATCCAGCTAACGAATCGGAAAATGCTAAGAATTAA
- a CDS encoding helix-turn-helix domain-containing protein yields MGRIATSFILSEADLTALNQLLSKGKDSVRKLNRVRALQFSHLGHSPEQISQLLIISIATVYNLRKRYDQEGLQRAINEKSRPGQPRKVTQQVEVQITQLACSQAPDGRTRWTANLINEKLVKLDIHIDDESVRLVLKKVSLSLGSKSSAGPPGGALGR; encoded by the coding sequence ATGGGTCGCATTGCAACATCGTTCATCTTGTCAGAGGCTGACTTGACTGCGTTGAACCAGTTATTGAGCAAAGGGAAAGATTCTGTTCGAAAATTAAACCGGGTTAGAGCCTTGCAGTTTTCTCATCTGGGCCACTCGCCCGAGCAGATCAGTCAATTACTGATCATAAGTATAGCGACAGTCTATAATTTGCGTAAACGTTATGACCAAGAGGGACTACAACGGGCCATTAATGAAAAGAGCCGACCCGGTCAACCCCGTAAAGTGACCCAGCAAGTCGAAGTTCAGATCACTCAACTGGCTTGTAGTCAAGCCCCTGATGGGCGTACGCGTTGGACGGCCAATCTGATTAATGAGAAACTGGTAAAGCTCGATATTCACATTGATGACGAGTCGGTACGCTTAGTGTTAAAAAAAGTAAGCTTAAGCCTTGGCTCAAAAAGCAGTGCCGGGCCGCCGGGCGGTGCATTGGGCAGGTAG
- a CDS encoding PVC-type heme-binding CxxCH protein, giving the protein MLKLLPPFALFLLLSFGFSLRESNQSLPVAPVAGLQLRVIQNQTTETISIFRGDEKTPILVQNAKATFRPYLHPIIAPDGKGVLTEYSPGHHKHQTGIYWGYTRVNGRDYFHHPDGNYWKRISAKVLEGKGDNVKWQTVYDLLDSTGKAVLTETQNWSMRQKGGIYLLDLEWNGEAQTDVTIGKYDYGGLFVRMPWKEGIKGEVVNAARQRNEKAEGQAAMWVDIGMQVEGRTNLAHIAILDHPDNKGYPQTWRVDSQLGAGPARARKADWHIKKGDTEVIKHELVIYTGSLNDVQLNKTFGEFIGNNGTYNTAALWAIAQKEGKEAKFLSAQEAVVAMTIKEGFTVNAWASEPMMTQPMAFCWDDRGRMWITENKDYESRGKGFSNSGDSRILILEDTDHDGVADSKKVFMEGIAFPSALAVGFDGVFIGAPPNLLFVPDKNKDDKADMNDIEVRLTGWGIRDRHETLNSFHWGPDGWLYGLQGFATPSKVGRPKGKGKLYKHNDPFPEDILQGEGTDINGGVWRYHPTKDKFEVVAHGFSNPWGIDYDAKGQLLITACVIPHLWHVIPGGIYHRQGGQHFNPYVYTDIKTIADHSHRSAHGGARVYLSDAFPESERGKIFMANIHEHGVLSDVLVPKGSGFVGKHGDDFMMANNAQWVGFSMEVGPEGGLYVLDWHDADICGSDVLNSETGRIFRIMPNVSQASKWDGRYADLGKMSDVQLAELQLSKSEWHARRARIILQDRASKGTITKLAYDKLVNIYLTDSHPDFRLRAMWSLQVSNGFDDKALNEALSDKDQYIRSWAIQFLCEENPASANAIAKFEKMANEDTSPVVRLYLASALQRLNPEQRWKIGELLLSHQEDIADHNLPKMIWYGIEPLVKADPARALRLAAKSKIPLVTNFIARRVVDADALESLITMIGNLPTNQIAMLEGMRDGLEGRTDSKTPADWNVVYAKLKQTRGKVAQLSTEIAQHFGDTEVAKNYMTTLKNSTAPAEQRKKALQALASQQRPELVKELPGLLNEAQLRLDIIRSVAAYDHEPLGKLLLEKYPSFTQKEKAETIQTLSSRPKYGWLLTQAIAKKTLAKKEIPTYVARQLRRVVGSGFVEVWGPIDHIAFDEKAYKKYRALLTDRVVASSNPVNGRLIFKNTCGPCHKMYGEGGIIGPELTGSNRANLDYLLGNILDPSGEIQDDYKMVVVTTRDGRTYVGNVAKETERQVTLRVVGQDAVILNKSDIQTKETTPISLMPSGLLEALSDKQVTDLIAFMRTTKQTKSGK; this is encoded by the coding sequence ATGTTGAAATTATTACCGCCTTTCGCCCTGTTTCTGCTGTTAAGTTTTGGATTCAGCCTTCGGGAATCGAACCAGTCGTTACCCGTTGCACCTGTGGCTGGCCTTCAGCTGAGGGTTATTCAAAACCAAACCACTGAAACCATTTCCATCTTTCGGGGGGATGAAAAAACACCAATCCTGGTCCAGAATGCCAAGGCTACTTTTCGCCCTTACCTCCATCCAATCATCGCGCCAGATGGCAAGGGTGTTCTTACGGAATACAGTCCCGGGCACCATAAACACCAGACGGGTATTTACTGGGGGTATACCCGGGTGAATGGCCGTGATTATTTTCACCATCCCGACGGAAATTATTGGAAGAGGATTTCGGCCAAAGTGCTCGAAGGAAAAGGCGACAACGTGAAATGGCAAACCGTCTACGATCTACTGGATTCGACCGGGAAAGCCGTCTTAACAGAAACTCAGAACTGGTCGATGCGCCAAAAGGGAGGTATCTATTTGCTTGATCTCGAATGGAATGGCGAAGCGCAAACCGACGTCACGATTGGCAAATACGACTATGGTGGCTTATTTGTACGAATGCCCTGGAAAGAGGGGATTAAAGGTGAGGTGGTAAACGCGGCCAGACAACGGAATGAAAAAGCAGAAGGACAGGCTGCGATGTGGGTTGACATTGGTATGCAGGTGGAAGGGCGTACTAACCTGGCCCATATTGCCATACTGGACCATCCTGACAATAAAGGGTATCCTCAGACGTGGCGCGTAGACAGTCAGCTGGGTGCTGGCCCGGCAAGGGCGCGAAAAGCAGACTGGCATATTAAAAAAGGAGATACCGAGGTCATTAAGCATGAGCTTGTCATCTATACGGGCTCTCTCAACGATGTGCAGCTCAATAAAACATTTGGCGAGTTTATTGGCAATAACGGAACCTATAACACAGCGGCTTTATGGGCGATTGCGCAGAAGGAGGGCAAAGAGGCAAAATTTTTGAGTGCCCAGGAAGCTGTTGTAGCCATGACCATAAAAGAAGGGTTTACAGTGAATGCATGGGCATCCGAACCCATGATGACCCAGCCCATGGCCTTTTGCTGGGATGATAGGGGGCGGATGTGGATTACTGAAAACAAAGATTATGAGTCGAGAGGTAAAGGGTTTTCCAATTCGGGCGACAGCCGTATCCTGATTTTGGAGGACACTGATCACGACGGCGTTGCGGACAGTAAAAAAGTATTTATGGAAGGGATCGCTTTTCCATCGGCCCTCGCTGTGGGCTTCGACGGCGTATTTATAGGTGCGCCACCAAACCTGCTTTTCGTCCCGGATAAAAATAAGGATGATAAGGCCGATATGAACGATATTGAGGTACGCTTAACCGGCTGGGGTATTCGCGACAGGCATGAAACGCTGAATAGTTTTCACTGGGGGCCCGACGGATGGTTATATGGATTACAGGGTTTTGCCACGCCTTCCAAAGTAGGTAGACCCAAAGGCAAAGGCAAGTTGTACAAACACAACGATCCGTTTCCCGAGGATATTCTTCAGGGCGAAGGGACGGATATAAACGGGGGTGTTTGGCGGTATCATCCGACCAAGGACAAATTTGAAGTAGTGGCGCATGGGTTTAGCAATCCCTGGGGGATCGATTATGATGCGAAGGGACAATTGCTGATAACGGCCTGTGTCATTCCACATCTATGGCATGTCATTCCGGGCGGCATTTACCACAGACAGGGCGGGCAGCATTTTAACCCATACGTCTATACTGATATAAAAACTATTGCCGATCATAGTCATAGATCTGCGCATGGAGGAGCTCGGGTCTATCTTTCTGATGCCTTTCCCGAATCGGAGAGAGGGAAAATTTTCATGGCTAACATTCATGAACACGGTGTATTGTCTGATGTACTCGTACCGAAGGGGTCTGGATTTGTTGGCAAACACGGTGACGATTTTATGATGGCCAATAATGCACAGTGGGTCGGGTTTAGTATGGAAGTAGGCCCGGAGGGAGGCCTGTATGTGCTTGACTGGCATGATGCTGACATCTGCGGATCTGATGTCCTGAACTCAGAAACGGGAAGGATTTTTAGAATCATGCCCAACGTAAGCCAGGCATCAAAATGGGATGGCCGGTATGCCGATCTTGGCAAAATGAGTGACGTCCAGCTGGCTGAACTTCAACTCAGTAAAAGCGAATGGCACGCGAGAAGGGCCCGGATAATTCTGCAGGATCGGGCTTCAAAGGGCACAATAACCAAATTGGCCTACGACAAATTAGTCAACATATACCTCACCGACAGCCATCCTGATTTTCGGCTAAGAGCTATGTGGTCGTTGCAGGTTTCAAACGGATTTGATGACAAGGCACTGAATGAAGCGCTTTCAGATAAGGATCAATACATTCGCTCGTGGGCAATTCAGTTTTTGTGTGAGGAAAACCCGGCGTCCGCCAACGCAATTGCCAAATTTGAAAAAATGGCAAATGAAGATACTTCCCCCGTAGTTAGGTTGTATCTGGCTTCGGCGCTTCAACGGCTGAATCCTGAGCAACGGTGGAAAATAGGGGAGTTGTTACTATCTCATCAGGAGGACATTGCAGATCACAATTTGCCTAAGATGATCTGGTATGGTATCGAGCCTTTGGTAAAAGCTGATCCAGCCCGGGCGCTTCGATTAGCTGCAAAAAGCAAAATCCCTCTGGTGACCAACTTTATCGCCCGTCGCGTTGTTGACGCTGATGCTTTGGAAAGTCTGATTACAATGATAGGCAATTTGCCGACCAATCAGATAGCGATGCTGGAAGGGATGCGAGACGGTCTGGAGGGGCGTACGGATAGTAAAACACCGGCTGACTGGAACGTTGTCTACGCTAAACTAAAACAAACCAGAGGCAAAGTGGCTCAACTTTCCACCGAGATTGCTCAGCATTTTGGGGATACGGAAGTCGCGAAAAATTACATGACAACGTTAAAGAATTCCACTGCGCCCGCTGAACAGCGTAAAAAAGCGTTGCAGGCACTAGCATCGCAGCAGCGCCCTGAATTGGTAAAGGAGTTACCCGGTTTGTTGAATGAAGCTCAATTACGACTCGATATAATCCGCTCAGTAGCCGCTTACGACCATGAGCCACTAGGCAAATTGCTGTTGGAAAAATACCCGTCCTTTACGCAAAAGGAAAAGGCTGAGACGATTCAAACTCTTTCATCCCGGCCCAAATACGGATGGCTGCTTACGCAGGCAATCGCTAAAAAAACATTGGCTAAGAAGGAAATACCGACTTATGTTGCCCGACAATTGCGTCGCGTTGTTGGTAGTGGTTTTGTGGAAGTATGGGGGCCGATTGATCACATTGCATTTGACGAAAAGGCTTACAAAAAATACAGAGCGCTTTTGACTGATCGGGTGGTTGCTTCTTCGAATCCAGTGAATGGACGGTTGATTTTTAAAAATACCTGTGGTCCCTGCCATAAAATGTATGGAGAAGGAGGCATCATCGGACCCGAACTAACTGGTTCTAACAGGGCCAATTTGGATTATTTACTGGGTAATATCCTTGATCCAAGTGGAGAGATTCAGGATGATTACAAAATGGTAGTCGTAACAACCAGAGACGGAAGAACTTATGTCGGTAATGTAGCCAAGGAAACAGAACGTCAGGTGACATTGCGGGTGGTTGGACAGGATGCGGTTATCCTCAATAAATCGGATATTCAGACCAAAGAAACAACACCTATCTCGCTAATGCCTTCGGGGTTGTTGGAGGCTTTATCTGATAAGCAGGTCACAGACCTCATAGCATTTATGAGGACTACTAAACAGACAAAGAGCGGGAAATAG
- a CDS encoding RagB/SusD family nutrient uptake outer membrane protein → MKKLFILFVFINCLGCSGFLEENPKGAIVGTNAISDVQGLEAALTGTYKGLLRTWTRGFLNSSIQSFAMGGDDLSTVVAGNTPKMWSRQLDQFDVTSGNSHTAFIWDGCYKTIQGANNIINNYKFVSGDQTKVTQIVGEAYFLRALSYYWLVRGFGAIPLITSSDFSDELLTVKRTEAGPIYQLIENDLKKAEELVANKKRDPGRPNKGSVKALLADVYLTEGGWPLKIQGKYALAAAKAKEVIDNKATYGFDLVDLSVLWGGNTAAIGTSEEVMAFHASTSFGGSVNGFYGQPGTPAEEGGWEDFCTEIHFFKKFPEGKRKDITFRTQFVRSNGAIVPWESSAEKKPYFAKFRLAVNNTWQSSLPVHMIRYAHVLLIYAEASARAGSASADAYTAINAVRTRAGLKALSGLSNDAFIQAVVDERAWEFAGEYSRWFDLLRLEMVESANATKDANDLKPIGAISKPDYTFPIPLKDANLNPNLGQ, encoded by the coding sequence ATGAAAAAATTATTCATCTTATTCGTATTTATCAATTGCCTGGGATGCAGTGGTTTCCTGGAAGAGAACCCTAAAGGGGCAATTGTAGGTACTAATGCAATCAGCGACGTGCAGGGCCTGGAAGCTGCCCTAACCGGCACATACAAAGGGTTGCTCCGTACGTGGACGCGGGGTTTCTTAAATTCGTCTATTCAGAGTTTCGCAATGGGCGGGGATGACCTTTCTACTGTTGTCGCTGGAAACACGCCCAAGATGTGGTCGCGTCAACTCGACCAGTTTGATGTAACCTCGGGCAATAGTCATACCGCCTTTATTTGGGACGGCTGTTACAAAACAATACAAGGCGCCAATAATATCATTAATAATTATAAGTTTGTATCAGGCGATCAGACTAAAGTTACTCAGATAGTAGGGGAAGCGTATTTCCTTCGTGCGCTGTCCTATTATTGGCTGGTTCGTGGGTTTGGTGCCATTCCCTTGATCACTTCGTCCGATTTCAGTGATGAACTATTAACTGTGAAAAGGACAGAAGCGGGGCCGATCTACCAACTGATCGAAAATGACCTGAAAAAAGCGGAAGAGCTTGTTGCCAACAAAAAAAGGGATCCGGGCAGGCCCAACAAAGGTTCCGTCAAGGCGTTGTTGGCAGATGTGTATCTGACCGAAGGCGGATGGCCACTAAAAATTCAAGGTAAGTACGCACTTGCAGCCGCCAAGGCAAAAGAAGTCATCGATAACAAGGCCACATATGGTTTCGATCTGGTGGATTTGAGTGTGCTTTGGGGCGGAAATACGGCGGCAATCGGTACGAGCGAAGAAGTGATGGCATTTCATGCGTCAACTAGTTTTGGCGGATCAGTAAATGGCTTCTATGGCCAACCAGGTACACCTGCTGAAGAAGGAGGCTGGGAAGATTTTTGTACGGAGATCCATTTTTTCAAAAAATTCCCCGAAGGCAAACGAAAGGATATCACTTTTCGCACTCAGTTTGTACGAAGTAATGGAGCCATTGTACCCTGGGAGAGCAGTGCCGAAAAGAAACCGTATTTCGCGAAATTCAGGCTAGCGGTAAATAACACCTGGCAGTCGTCGCTGCCCGTGCATATGATTCGTTACGCACATGTTTTACTCATCTATGCAGAAGCATCGGCACGTGCTGGCTCAGCCAGTGCCGATGCCTACACGGCAATAAACGCGGTAAGGACAAGAGCCGGCCTTAAGGCATTATCAGGCTTGTCGAATGACGCCTTTATTCAGGCTGTTGTAGATGAAAGGGCCTGGGAATTTGCTGGTGAATATTCAAGATGGTTTGACCTGCTGCGGCTGGAAATGGTTGAAAGCGCCAATGCAACTAAAGATGCCAACGACCTTAAGCCAATTGGGGCCATTTCGAAGCCGGATTACACGTTTCCTATTCCGCTTAAAGACGCCAACCTGAACCCCAACCTTGGTCAGTAA
- a CDS encoding SusC/RagA family TonB-linked outer membrane protein, producing the protein MKQLLHRIAGLLLVSLFLQQICLSQRIAYVSQSLVNKSVNNQQSIVTMLRDVLVDLGRKYQVSIVFEESTVQGISVTVATEGKLERQLELLLKPYGLAYRKAGKGIYVIVRKETGKVSKAGFVNTANELPAPETNLSTQRDLAAEILPVSTSEERVTGKVSDEKGVGLPGVSVVLKGTQKGTVTGTDGRYELVIPDREATLIFSFIGYVPQEMIIGNRSVLDLTLKVDTKTLEEVIVVGYGTQIRRDVTSAVSSVSEKDFKGQPVTRLDQVLQGRVPGVQVTNSGGAPGGEVRIRVRGANSLSGDNDPLYVVDGFIGADFTTINPEDIASIEVLKDASATSIYGSRGANGVIIITTKTGKKGEMKVDFGVRYYSSTVLKKYNTLNAADFAQVANERVKALLPVGGTYVPKFTDSQIEGFRKSGGTDWQDEIFRTAPGKEIQLTLSGGNEKTSYLISGNFLNQDGIIKNTDFKRYSIRSNITSQLSKKFSLRFNFTGARRENHNTSGTSQRSGALSQALAWAPTTPVRDDKGNYVLFDPTSSLFSNPVAIINENEYRSENSSINMVGALRYEFIPGLSLDIQGGLNYLNSQGKAFQGYPSTRTWATAGRSSGENVTWQNTNTLNYSKVFNLSHKLNVTAVFETQKFTGTGFNANVANLTYPAQSYDNLALSASSTVGSGYSSWSLLSTLGRVNYSYKDRYLVSATVRRDGSSKFQGSNKFSTFPSVSLGWHMSEESFLKNQGIIDDLKIRTSWGLTGNQGIGSYGTLSSYVTNVDDAGVVFNGNGGPLVAGILLGNPGNVNLKWETTEQFNLGLDVEILKGKLRLSADYFVKNTRDLLMLRPLPGYIGGYSIQSNIGELQNKGWEFALNTTPVRSNGFEWTSTLNVALLKNKIVRLRTERDTIPLNENVLIPGQPMNAFWGYKYLGTWKANQADEAALSKLKPGDARYEDLDRNGVLNEKDQQVLGNGTPNVSIGFNNTFTYKNLSLNLFFQGLLGFDKLNYTYANGIMGSTDAKEITFADIRDRYIPGVNETSDIPAFSSASTNSLIQTSRFVEKGDFVRLKNVSLTYTLPKTLLKNIAAVRLFVSATNLLTFTKYKGIDPESNSNAVSGITWQNFGTDVQQGIDYGAYPNSKTYTAGINFSF; encoded by the coding sequence ATGAAACAATTACTACATCGTATTGCAGGACTATTATTGGTGTCCTTATTTCTACAGCAAATTTGCCTGTCGCAACGTATCGCTTATGTCAGCCAGTCCCTTGTTAACAAGTCTGTCAACAATCAGCAGAGCATAGTTACAATGTTAAGAGATGTATTAGTCGATTTAGGCCGGAAATATCAGGTAAGTATTGTTTTTGAAGAATCAACGGTACAAGGCATTTCTGTTACCGTCGCTACTGAGGGTAAGCTGGAACGTCAGCTTGAACTGCTTTTGAAGCCTTACGGCCTGGCCTACAGGAAAGCGGGTAAAGGAATTTATGTAATCGTTCGCAAAGAAACCGGTAAAGTATCGAAGGCCGGTTTTGTCAATACAGCCAATGAATTGCCTGCCCCTGAAACAAACCTTTCTACTCAACGAGACCTCGCTGCGGAAATTCTGCCCGTTTCTACTTCCGAAGAAAGAGTGACAGGTAAAGTTTCGGACGAAAAAGGCGTTGGCTTGCCTGGCGTAAGTGTCGTGTTGAAAGGTACTCAGAAAGGTACTGTTACGGGTACTGATGGAAGGTACGAACTGGTAATTCCTGATAGAGAAGCAACGCTTATCTTTTCGTTTATTGGATACGTTCCTCAGGAAATGATCATCGGAAATCGGTCGGTATTGGATCTGACCCTGAAAGTAGATACCAAAACCCTGGAAGAAGTGATTGTGGTAGGGTATGGAACCCAAATACGCCGTGATGTTACCAGTGCGGTATCATCCGTTTCGGAAAAGGATTTTAAAGGTCAGCCGGTTACCCGACTCGACCAGGTCCTTCAGGGGAGAGTACCGGGGGTGCAGGTTACCAATTCGGGCGGGGCGCCGGGGGGGGAGGTGCGGATCAGGGTGCGTGGCGCCAATTCGCTGAGCGGGGATAATGATCCGCTGTATGTGGTTGACGGTTTCATCGGTGCTGATTTTACCACCATCAACCCGGAAGACATTGCCTCGATTGAGGTGCTGAAAGATGCATCGGCAACTTCGATCTATGGAAGCCGTGGGGCAAATGGGGTGATTATCATTACCACCAAGACAGGGAAAAAGGGGGAGATGAAGGTTGATTTCGGCGTTCGGTACTATAGCTCAACGGTACTCAAGAAATATAATACGCTGAATGCTGCGGACTTTGCGCAGGTCGCCAACGAGCGTGTGAAGGCCCTCCTGCCCGTTGGTGGCACTTACGTCCCCAAGTTTACAGATAGCCAGATTGAAGGGTTTCGGAAGTCCGGTGGTACAGACTGGCAAGATGAGATTTTCAGGACGGCGCCTGGTAAGGAGATCCAGTTGACGTTGTCGGGCGGAAATGAAAAAACGAGTTATCTGATTTCCGGTAATTTTCTCAACCAGGATGGAATCATCAAAAACACCGATTTCAAACGCTATTCGATACGGAGTAACATCACTTCCCAGTTGAGTAAAAAGTTTTCTCTGCGATTTAATTTCACGGGTGCCAGGCGAGAAAACCATAACACCAGCGGCACATCCCAGCGGAGTGGTGCACTCTCACAGGCACTTGCCTGGGCACCCACTACGCCCGTGAGAGACGACAAAGGCAATTATGTCCTTTTTGACCCGACCAGTTCGCTTTTTTCCAATCCGGTTGCCATCATCAATGAAAATGAATACCGTTCCGAGAACAGCAGCATCAATATGGTTGGCGCACTACGTTACGAATTTATTCCAGGACTTTCGCTTGATATTCAGGGCGGATTAAATTACCTCAATTCACAGGGGAAGGCCTTTCAAGGGTATCCATCGACCAGGACCTGGGCTACGGCTGGACGATCTTCAGGCGAGAATGTTACCTGGCAGAACACCAATACGCTTAACTATTCAAAGGTGTTTAATCTCAGCCATAAGCTAAATGTTACGGCCGTTTTTGAAACACAAAAATTCACCGGTACGGGATTTAATGCCAACGTAGCCAATCTTACGTACCCCGCTCAATCATACGATAACTTAGCGCTCTCTGCATCCAGTACGGTTGGGTCCGGTTATTCGAGCTGGAGCCTGCTCTCGACACTGGGTAGGGTCAACTATTCGTATAAAGACCGGTATTTAGTATCGGCAACGGTGCGACGCGACGGCTCGTCCAAATTTCAGGGTAGCAATAAGTTTAGTACGTTCCCTTCGGTCTCCCTTGGATGGCACATGTCGGAAGAGTCTTTTCTGAAGAATCAGGGGATTATCGACGATCTTAAAATTCGTACAAGCTGGGGACTGACCGGCAACCAGGGTATCGGTTCGTACGGTACATTGTCAAGCTACGTGACTAATGTGGATGATGCAGGCGTAGTTTTCAACGGTAATGGCGGACCGCTGGTGGCTGGTATTCTTTTAGGAAACCCAGGGAATGTTAATCTGAAATGGGAAACCACCGAACAGTTCAATCTGGGTCTGGATGTAGAGATACTCAAAGGTAAGTTGCGGCTGTCGGCAGATTATTTTGTAAAAAATACAAGGGACTTGCTGATGCTCAGGCCATTGCCTGGATATATAGGCGGATATAGTATTCAGTCCAATATTGGTGAGCTACAGAACAAAGGCTGGGAGTTTGCCCTGAATACGACGCCTGTCCGATCGAACGGGTTTGAGTGGACGAGCACATTAAATGTTGCGCTCCTGAAAAACAAGATCGTACGCCTGAGAACAGAGCGCGATACAATTCCGCTCAATGAAAATGTGCTAATACCCGGGCAGCCCATGAATGCGTTTTGGGGATACAAGTACCTCGGGACCTGGAAGGCCAACCAGGCAGATGAGGCTGCCTTAAGCAAGCTTAAACCAGGTGATGCCCGCTACGAAGACCTTGATCGAAATGGCGTGTTGAACGAAAAGGACCAGCAGGTGCTCGGCAATGGAACCCCTAACGTATCCATTGGCTTCAACAACACGTTCACCTACAAAAATCTTTCACTGAATCTGTTTTTTCAGGGGCTGCTGGGTTTTGACAAACTCAACTATACGTATGCCAATGGCATCATGGGCAGTACGGACGCCAAGGAAATAACTTTTGCGGACATTCGGGACCGGTATATCCCAGGTGTAAATGAAACGTCCGATATACCCGCCTTCAGCAGTGCATCAACTAATTCACTGATCCAGACCTCCCGGTTTGTTGAAAAGGGTGATTTCGTCCGGCTGAAAAACGTCAGCCTTACCTATACCTTACCAAAGACTTTGCTGAAAAATATTGCCGCTGTCCGGCTGTTTGTCAGCGCCACCAACCTGCTGACATTTACAAAATACAAGGGTATCGATCCCGAGTCTAATTCCAATGCCGTTAGCGGTATTACGTGGCAAAATTTTGGAACCGATGTACAGCAGGGCATAGATTACGGGGCTTACCCGAACTCAAAAACCTATACAGCGGGCATTAATTTTTCTTTCTAA